A window of Pomacea canaliculata isolate SZHN2017 linkage group LG3, ASM307304v1, whole genome shotgun sequence contains these coding sequences:
- the LOC112559205 gene encoding uncharacterized protein LOC112559205 isoform X5: protein MRGVIKKMAERDLSFRAERSVRHFSSQSPFTIGFCSPPVTQHLHHPSPLQTCSPRGLLLQSDMFLCPMFLPETPSSVPGTSPCMSALPLPLPFDWTCQIERFHGVEAVSQYTERSMKHPGRMLETPVFELNNYLPVSLSTDQTSCSLPPPKSHKADANGKEIKLSTSLNPWASDFKPLKERQSMGNSNDIENLNQQTFVKSSQTSSIQICKLKLCRKDDAETKGSSSEGAICVAKEKWNESLQDITGNQYDDVSVQTDELHVIYTKESLHCAKDKTDNSSQTCSRNNGMLLSLRKEAETQTDNHYEHKSLQTEWVTEKQRLHSVDCSDSLQKIAEDLKKEVQKLQIEVCHLRAEQCIKELHRQILTLTQDKMLWQTYFVTGSEAESTVIGIIDERISWLHFEIKRLQKQLSQCLCKFEKGKILSRLPEFFLILPDNNVYRPAASARSASAKTAPSFSDILGSPLSSAGSQSLKSQKFKSQDASKKYMNLAVAESALRKPSQNSCHFSFEDKENLTVFDLQSSPVRQQSYHEHCPVLESSPTVCENGCKKPEKQNYSVTSQICTLDSSLHIITSKNPSLTEVINDDSAKYATCSALTETSDKENENQQFESMAKRMQSEVLVEKSSYNGATESVPGYCNEENTDKHPTKGYLQPSKKLTKTLPHEQTPSDSLKSREIEKPSLYPDAAVSAEDDHRGMSRLAKSDCHLKQISTFATDYQKTERNKNAATDDRFQIQSNYAEYPWSKTSDHRTLPEQSEKMPSKLLDHKACTDMGMTLEQLNYETFQESLDMDSGMLFEQSDQTANNKQNYKIPEKSKALSVNCEHENLCLQMNLKESVVPCFESDFCTVASLPGPAIMNGMNLVDDDALSPAQFSEEALDVARLGIEADKTSMNDKHECHLLKHVSNSLHETFDVDAEDTVLDDGIKLTATAAAKLIDLQQSDRRRDSKLITASSVSVVSSVAEGKKTDEQVESHDVVKVHPSSDLVGHLNATHYTQHAVAKEGDLYNPTSTSAMPTTFLQHHLQPLTLPAALQTTSHAELPSTDLQSSCAVASSMRLISSTLSELDFASDSNSSHSQEPSVQSSSTISSPLQQPGIPASSVIFSSPQGPGIPGLEEILSGTNSLSPCANDLYPIVLTMLTLEYPLQACDRVWLQKTAREQTQLLWTVLQNQQGPLSSLEAAVLKPPLTPGPSSAPASVPRSVKSPCHPQTTPDAPFANQTSLQMSPKTCDIPPGFQKIGMLQQAKELEAEIFLSCNFHVFSHSRASWWTHY, encoded by the exons ATGAGG ggtgtaataaagaaaatggCAGAACGAGATTTAAGTTTTCGTGCAGAACGATCTGTGAGACATTTTTCTTCACAGAGCCCATTCACCATAGGATTCTGTTCCCCACCCGTGACGCAGCATCTACATCACCCTAGCCCACTTCAGACATGTTCTCCACGGGGGTTGCTGTTACAGTCGGACATGTTTCTTTGTCCTATGTTCTTGCCTGAGACACCTTCAAGTGTGCCAGGCACTAGTCCATGCATGAGCGCACTACCATTGCCTTTGCCATTTGACTGGACATGTCAAATAGAAAGATTTCATGGAGTAGAGGCTGTGTCACAATACACTGAAAGGTCCATGAAACATCCTGGTAGGATGTTGGAAACTCCTGTTTTTGAGTTGAATAATTACCTTCCTGTGTCTCTCAGCACAGATCAAACTTCATGCAGTCTTCCACCTCCCAAAAGTCACAAAGCAGATGCCAATGGCAAAGAGATTAAATTATCCACAAGCCTAAATCCATGGGCCTCAGACTTTAAGCCACTGAAGGAGAGGCAAAGCATGGGAAATAGCAATGACATTGAGAACTTAAATCAACAGACATTTGTCAAATCATCTCAAACATCTTCTATTCAGATTTGCAAACTCAAATTATGTAGAAAAGATGATGCTGAGACTAAAGGATCCTCTTCTGAAGGTGCCATTTgtgttgcaaaagaaaaatggaatgaGAGTCTTCAAGACATTACTGGAAACCAGTATGATGATGTTTCCGTTCAAACTGATGAACTACATGTAATATATACAAAAGAGTCCTTGCATTGtgcaaaagataaaacagataATAGTTCACAGACATGTTCTAGAAATAATGGCATGTTATTGTCTTTGAGGAAAGAGGCAGAAACACAGACTGATAATCATTATGAGCATAAATCATTGCAAACAGAATG GGtgactgaaaaacaaagacttcacagTGTTGATTGTTCAGATAGTTTGCAGAAGATTGCagaggatttaaaaaaagaagttcaaAAGCTACAG ATTGAAGTGTGCCATTTGCGAGCTGAACAGTGCATTAAAGAATTGCATAGACAGATACTTACACTGACACAGGACAAAATGCTGTGGCAAACTTACTTCGTAACTGG CTCAGAGGCAGAGAGCACTGTTATTGGTATCATTGACGAGAGAATATCCTGGCTTCATTTCGAAATCAAAAGACTGCAG AAGCAACTGAGCCAGTGTCTTTGTAAGTTTGAGAAGGGCAAGATACTCTCCAGATTGCCTGAGTTTTTCCTCATTCTTCCAGACAATAATGTCTACCGTCCTGCAGCT AGTGCTAGAAGTGCCTCAGCTAAAACTGCACCATCATTCTCAGACATTTTGGGATCACCATTATCATCAGCAGGGAGCCAGAGTTTGAAGAGCCAGAAGTTCAAGTCACAAGATGCCTCAAAAAAGTACATGAATTTGGCTGTAGCAGAGTCTGCCTTGCGTAAACCATCACAGAATAGCTGTCACTTTTCTTTTGAAGACAAGGAAAATCTCACAGTCTTTGACCTTCAGTCATCTCCTGTCAGGCAGCAGTCATATCATGAGCACTGTCCAGTTTTGGAGAGTTCACCAACGGTATGTGAAAATGGATGCAAGAagccagaaaaacaaaattacagtgTTACATCACAGATATGCACCCTAGACTCTTCTTTACATATTATTACTTCAAAGAATCCATCTTTAACAGAGGTCATTAATGATGACTCAGCCAAGTATGCTACCTGCTCTGCGTTGACTGAAACCTctgacaaagaaaacgaaaatcaGCAGTTTGAGAGTATGGCTAAACGCATGCAGTCAGAAGTGTTGGTAGAGAAAAGCTCCTATAATGGAGCCACAGAGTCAGTTCCTGGTTATTGCAATGAAGAAAACACAGATAAGCATCCAACGAAAGGGTACCTACAGCCAAgcaaaaaactgacaaaaacctTGCCACATGAACAAACTCCGAGTGATTCCTTGAAAAGTAGAGAGATAGAAAAACCTTCACTTTATCCGGATGCTGCAGTTTCAGCTGAAGATGACCATAGAGGGATGAGCAGGTTAGCCAAAAGTGATTGCCATTTGAAGCAAATCAGTACCTTTGCCACAGATTAtcagaaaacagagagaaataagaatGCAGCAACAGATGATAGATTTCAGATTCAGTCTAATTATGCAGAATATCCATGGTCAAAAACATCAGATCACAGGACACTCCCAgaacaatcagaaaaaatgcCTTCAAAATTATTAGATCATAAAGCATGCACAGACATGGGGATGACTTTAGAACAGTTAAATTATGAGACCTTTCAGGAATCATTGGACATGGACAGTGGAATGCTTTTCGAACAATCAGACCAAACTGCAAACAACAAGCAAAATTATAAGATCccagaaaaaagtaaagcattGTCAGTTAACTGTGAACACGAGAACTTGTGCCTTCAGATGAATTTGAAAGAATCTGTAGTTCCTTGCTTTGAGAGTGATTTCTGCACAGTTGCATCTCTGCCTGGTCCTGCCATCATGAATGGCATGAATttagttgatgatgatgcattaAGTCCTGCTCAGTTTTCTGAGGAGGCATTAGATGTTGCTAGGCTGGGCATTGAAGCTGATAAGACATCTATGAATGACAAACATGAATGCCATCTTCTCAAGCATGTTTCAAATTCTCTCCATGAAACATTTGATGTGGATGCTGAAGACACAGTTTTAGATGACGGAATTAAGTTaactgctactgctgctgcaaAGTTGATTGATCTGCAGCAGTCTGATAGAAGAAGAGACTCCAAACTAATTACTGCATCTTCAGTCTCAGTAGTTTCTTCAGTGGCAGAAGGCAAGAAGACAGATGAACAAGTAGAGAGTCATGATGTTGTCAAAGTCCATCCTTCTTCTGATCTTGTTGGTCATCTTAATGCCACGCATTATACTCAGCATGCTGTTGCCAAGGAAGG TGACTTATATAACCCCACAAGTACTTCAGCCATGCCCACTACATTCCTTCAGCATCACCTCCAACCTTTGACCCTTCCTGCTGCCTTGCAGACCACTTCCCATGCTGAGCTGCCATCTACTGATTTGCAGTCTTCCTGTGCTGTGGCATCAAGTATGAGATTAATTTCTTCCACCTTGTCAGAGTTGGATTTCGCATCTGACAGCAATTCTTCCCACTCGCAAGAACCAAGTGTTCAGTCCTCCAGCACCATTTCTTCACCTTTGCAGCAACCTGGCATTCCAGCTAGTAGTGTAATTTTCTCATCTCCACAAGGACCAGGTATTCCTGGCCTTGAAGAGATTTTGTCAGGAACCAATAGTTTATCGCCATGTGCCAATGATTTGTACCCAATAGTGTTGACTATGCTGACTTTGGAATATCCTTTGCAGGCTTGTGACAGGGTTTGGCTACAG AAAACTGCACGGGAACAAACACAGCTTCTATGGACAGTCCTGCAGAATCAGCAAGGACCTTTATCTTCTTTGGAAGCAGCTGTTTTGAAGCCACCTTTGACACCTGGACCATCATCAGCACCTGCCTCAGTGCCTAGATCTGTTA AGTCACCATGTCATCCACAGACAACACCTGATGCACCTTTTGCTAATCAGACAAGTTTGCAGATGTCACCCAAGACCTGTGATATTCCCCCAGGTTTCCAGAAAATAG gGATGCTTCAACAAGCCAAGGAACTCGAAGCAGAGATTTTCTTATCCTGTAACTTCCACGTCTTCAGTCATTCCAGAGCTTCCTGGTGGACACATTACTGA
- the LOC112559205 gene encoding uncharacterized protein LOC112559205 isoform X1, producing the protein MRGVIKKMAERDLSFRAERSVRHFSSQSPFTIGFCSPPVTQHLHHPSPLQTCSPRGLLLQSDMFLCPMFLPETPSSVPGTSPCMSALPLPLPFDWTCQIERFHGVEAVSQYTERSMKHPGRMLETPVFELNNYLPVSLSTDQTSCSLPPPKSHKADANGKEIKLSTSLNPWASDFKPLKERQSMGNSNDIENLNQQTFVKSSQTSSIQICKLKLCRKDDAETKGSSSEGAICVAKEKWNESLQDITGNQYDDVSVQTDELHVIYTKESLHCAKDKTDNSSQTCSRNNGMLLSLRKEAETQTDNHYEHKSLQTEWVTEKQRLHSVDCSDSLQKIAEDLKKEVQKLQIEVCHLRAEQCIKELHRQILTLTQDKMLWQTYFVTGSEAESTVIGIIDERISWLHFEIKRLQKQLSQCLCKFEKGKILSRLPEFFLILPDNNVYRPAASARSASAKTAPSFSDILGSPLSSAGSQSLKSQKFKSQDASKKYMNLAVAESALRKPSQNSCHFSFEDKENLTVFDLQSSPVRQQSYHEHCPVLESSPTVCENGCKKPEKQNYSVTSQICTLDSSLHIITSKNPSLTEVINDDSAKYATCSALTETSDKENENQQFESMAKRMQSEVLVEKSSYNGATESVPGYCNEENTDKHPTKGYLQPSKKLTKTLPHEQTPSDSLKSREIEKPSLYPDAAVSAEDDHRGMSRLAKSDCHLKQISTFATDYQKTERNKNAATDDRFQIQSNYAEYPWSKTSDHRTLPEQSEKMPSKLLDHKACTDMGMTLEQLNYETFQESLDMDSGMLFEQSDQTANNKQNYKIPEKSKALSVNCEHENLCLQMNLKESVVPCFESDFCTVASLPGPAIMNGMNLVDDDALSPAQFSEEALDVARLGIEADKTSMNDKHECHLLKHVSNSLHETFDVDAEDTVLDDGIKLTATAAAKLIDLQQSDRRRDSKLITASSVSVVSSVAEGKKTDEQVESHDVVKVHPSSDLVGHLNATHYTQHAVAKEGDLYNPTSTSAMPTTFLQHHLQPLTLPAALQTTSHAELPSTDLQSSCAVASSMRLISSTLSELDFASDSNSSHSQEPSVQSSSTISSPLQQPGIPASSVIFSSPQGPGIPGLEEILSGTNSLSPCANDLYPIVLTMLTLEYPLQACDRVWLQKTAREQTQLLWTVLQNQQGPLSSLEAAVLKPPLTPGPSSAPASVPRSVTESPCHPQTTPDAPFANQTSLQMSPKTCDIPPGFQKIELQDSSWPGPAIAKKSDDDDDSSRAACQSGARVHKEGSDHPSTVHISHGSFIETPDPQLNSPTSSISLCKNSHDLEFELGCKIQTAGSADQNQTFLTKKNTLENACPTENSGAWEKTGKFCKMDEVKQEERHSKTGNANNLSASCHQKLVRFIMKTSPHLTPEQLSNVIVKVKEEFGGCLHGQLFSNITKKAKFIAMHSYPDVARSMNLASSSCAICHEEMKPQGLQKLTCGHFIHVQCFTKWVAQDRQCPTCQKLVSCPSFSY; encoded by the exons ATGAGG ggtgtaataaagaaaatggCAGAACGAGATTTAAGTTTTCGTGCAGAACGATCTGTGAGACATTTTTCTTCACAGAGCCCATTCACCATAGGATTCTGTTCCCCACCCGTGACGCAGCATCTACATCACCCTAGCCCACTTCAGACATGTTCTCCACGGGGGTTGCTGTTACAGTCGGACATGTTTCTTTGTCCTATGTTCTTGCCTGAGACACCTTCAAGTGTGCCAGGCACTAGTCCATGCATGAGCGCACTACCATTGCCTTTGCCATTTGACTGGACATGTCAAATAGAAAGATTTCATGGAGTAGAGGCTGTGTCACAATACACTGAAAGGTCCATGAAACATCCTGGTAGGATGTTGGAAACTCCTGTTTTTGAGTTGAATAATTACCTTCCTGTGTCTCTCAGCACAGATCAAACTTCATGCAGTCTTCCACCTCCCAAAAGTCACAAAGCAGATGCCAATGGCAAAGAGATTAAATTATCCACAAGCCTAAATCCATGGGCCTCAGACTTTAAGCCACTGAAGGAGAGGCAAAGCATGGGAAATAGCAATGACATTGAGAACTTAAATCAACAGACATTTGTCAAATCATCTCAAACATCTTCTATTCAGATTTGCAAACTCAAATTATGTAGAAAAGATGATGCTGAGACTAAAGGATCCTCTTCTGAAGGTGCCATTTgtgttgcaaaagaaaaatggaatgaGAGTCTTCAAGACATTACTGGAAACCAGTATGATGATGTTTCCGTTCAAACTGATGAACTACATGTAATATATACAAAAGAGTCCTTGCATTGtgcaaaagataaaacagataATAGTTCACAGACATGTTCTAGAAATAATGGCATGTTATTGTCTTTGAGGAAAGAGGCAGAAACACAGACTGATAATCATTATGAGCATAAATCATTGCAAACAGAATG GGtgactgaaaaacaaagacttcacagTGTTGATTGTTCAGATAGTTTGCAGAAGATTGCagaggatttaaaaaaagaagttcaaAAGCTACAG ATTGAAGTGTGCCATTTGCGAGCTGAACAGTGCATTAAAGAATTGCATAGACAGATACTTACACTGACACAGGACAAAATGCTGTGGCAAACTTACTTCGTAACTGG CTCAGAGGCAGAGAGCACTGTTATTGGTATCATTGACGAGAGAATATCCTGGCTTCATTTCGAAATCAAAAGACTGCAG AAGCAACTGAGCCAGTGTCTTTGTAAGTTTGAGAAGGGCAAGATACTCTCCAGATTGCCTGAGTTTTTCCTCATTCTTCCAGACAATAATGTCTACCGTCCTGCAGCT AGTGCTAGAAGTGCCTCAGCTAAAACTGCACCATCATTCTCAGACATTTTGGGATCACCATTATCATCAGCAGGGAGCCAGAGTTTGAAGAGCCAGAAGTTCAAGTCACAAGATGCCTCAAAAAAGTACATGAATTTGGCTGTAGCAGAGTCTGCCTTGCGTAAACCATCACAGAATAGCTGTCACTTTTCTTTTGAAGACAAGGAAAATCTCACAGTCTTTGACCTTCAGTCATCTCCTGTCAGGCAGCAGTCATATCATGAGCACTGTCCAGTTTTGGAGAGTTCACCAACGGTATGTGAAAATGGATGCAAGAagccagaaaaacaaaattacagtgTTACATCACAGATATGCACCCTAGACTCTTCTTTACATATTATTACTTCAAAGAATCCATCTTTAACAGAGGTCATTAATGATGACTCAGCCAAGTATGCTACCTGCTCTGCGTTGACTGAAACCTctgacaaagaaaacgaaaatcaGCAGTTTGAGAGTATGGCTAAACGCATGCAGTCAGAAGTGTTGGTAGAGAAAAGCTCCTATAATGGAGCCACAGAGTCAGTTCCTGGTTATTGCAATGAAGAAAACACAGATAAGCATCCAACGAAAGGGTACCTACAGCCAAgcaaaaaactgacaaaaacctTGCCACATGAACAAACTCCGAGTGATTCCTTGAAAAGTAGAGAGATAGAAAAACCTTCACTTTATCCGGATGCTGCAGTTTCAGCTGAAGATGACCATAGAGGGATGAGCAGGTTAGCCAAAAGTGATTGCCATTTGAAGCAAATCAGTACCTTTGCCACAGATTAtcagaaaacagagagaaataagaatGCAGCAACAGATGATAGATTTCAGATTCAGTCTAATTATGCAGAATATCCATGGTCAAAAACATCAGATCACAGGACACTCCCAgaacaatcagaaaaaatgcCTTCAAAATTATTAGATCATAAAGCATGCACAGACATGGGGATGACTTTAGAACAGTTAAATTATGAGACCTTTCAGGAATCATTGGACATGGACAGTGGAATGCTTTTCGAACAATCAGACCAAACTGCAAACAACAAGCAAAATTATAAGATCccagaaaaaagtaaagcattGTCAGTTAACTGTGAACACGAGAACTTGTGCCTTCAGATGAATTTGAAAGAATCTGTAGTTCCTTGCTTTGAGAGTGATTTCTGCACAGTTGCATCTCTGCCTGGTCCTGCCATCATGAATGGCATGAATttagttgatgatgatgcattaAGTCCTGCTCAGTTTTCTGAGGAGGCATTAGATGTTGCTAGGCTGGGCATTGAAGCTGATAAGACATCTATGAATGACAAACATGAATGCCATCTTCTCAAGCATGTTTCAAATTCTCTCCATGAAACATTTGATGTGGATGCTGAAGACACAGTTTTAGATGACGGAATTAAGTTaactgctactgctgctgcaaAGTTGATTGATCTGCAGCAGTCTGATAGAAGAAGAGACTCCAAACTAATTACTGCATCTTCAGTCTCAGTAGTTTCTTCAGTGGCAGAAGGCAAGAAGACAGATGAACAAGTAGAGAGTCATGATGTTGTCAAAGTCCATCCTTCTTCTGATCTTGTTGGTCATCTTAATGCCACGCATTATACTCAGCATGCTGTTGCCAAGGAAGG TGACTTATATAACCCCACAAGTACTTCAGCCATGCCCACTACATTCCTTCAGCATCACCTCCAACCTTTGACCCTTCCTGCTGCCTTGCAGACCACTTCCCATGCTGAGCTGCCATCTACTGATTTGCAGTCTTCCTGTGCTGTGGCATCAAGTATGAGATTAATTTCTTCCACCTTGTCAGAGTTGGATTTCGCATCTGACAGCAATTCTTCCCACTCGCAAGAACCAAGTGTTCAGTCCTCCAGCACCATTTCTTCACCTTTGCAGCAACCTGGCATTCCAGCTAGTAGTGTAATTTTCTCATCTCCACAAGGACCAGGTATTCCTGGCCTTGAAGAGATTTTGTCAGGAACCAATAGTTTATCGCCATGTGCCAATGATTTGTACCCAATAGTGTTGACTATGCTGACTTTGGAATATCCTTTGCAGGCTTGTGACAGGGTTTGGCTACAG AAAACTGCACGGGAACAAACACAGCTTCTATGGACAGTCCTGCAGAATCAGCAAGGACCTTTATCTTCTTTGGAAGCAGCTGTTTTGAAGCCACCTTTGACACCTGGACCATCATCAGCACCTGCCTCAGTGCCTAGATCTGTTA CAGAGTCACCATGTCATCCACAGACAACACCTGATGCACCTTTTGCTAATCAGACAAGTTTGCAGATGTCACCCAAGACCTGTGATATTCCCCCAGGTTTCCAGAAAATAG AACTTCAAGACTCATCGTGGCCTGGTCCTGCAATTGCCAAGAAgagtgatgatgacgatgacagcTCTAGAGCAGCCTGTCAGTCTGGTGCTAGAGTACATAAGGAAGGGAGTGACCATCCTTCTACAGTCCACATATCACATGGGTCCTTCATTGAGACTCCAGATCCCCAGCTTAACAGCCCTACTTCCTCAATAAGCCTCTGCAAGAACTCTCATGACTTAGAGTTTGAACTGGGATGCAAAATTCAGACTGCTGGATCTGCTGATCAGAACCAGACCTTTCTGACCAAAA AAAATACTTTGGAGAATGCCTGCCCGACAGAAAATTCTGGTGCATGGGAAAAG ACTGGGAAATTCTGTAAGATGGATGAGGTGAAGCAAGAGGAGCGACATTCCAAAACCGGGAATGCAAACAACCTGTCTGCTTCTTGCCACCAGAAGCTTGTGAGATTTATCATGAAAACATCCCCTCACCTAACTCC